The Mustela lutreola isolate mMusLut2 chromosome 3, mMusLut2.pri, whole genome shotgun sequence genome includes a region encoding these proteins:
- the LOC131828067 gene encoding protein S100-A10-like, whose amino-acid sequence MPSQMEHAMETMMFTFHKFAGEKGYLTKEDLRVLMEKEFPGFLENQKDPLVVDKIMKDLDQCRDGKVGFQSFSLIAGLTIACNDYFVVHMKQKGKK is encoded by the coding sequence ATGCCATCTCAAATGGAACATGCCATGGAAACCATGATGTTCACATTTCACAAGTTTGCTGGTGAAAAAGGCTACTTAACAAAGGAGGACCTGCGAGTACTCATGGAAAAGGAGTTCCCTGGATTTTTGGAAAATCAGAAAGACCCTCTGGTCGTGGACAAAATAATGAAGGACCTCGACCAGTGCCGAGATGGCAAAGTGGGCTTCCAGAGCTTCTCGCTAATCGCAGGGCTCACCATTGCATGCAATGACTATTTTGTAGTACACatgaagcagaagggaaagaaatag